The segment GAACAATCCGTGGCCGCAATTCCCGAACGTGTACACGCTGGATTATGCACACGAAGAAGCCAAGGCTATGTTTGGACAGGATCCGCGTGAATTCTCCATTATGACGACGAAATTTGTCGGGGATGAAGAAGGTAATCTGAAAGAGCTCCATACGATTCAGATTGAACGGATTGTAGATGAAACAGGACGTAAGGTATACCAGCCGGTACCGGGCACAGAGCGGATTTTTCCGGCTCAGAAGGCGTTTATTGCCATCGGTTTTGACGGACCGGAATCTACGATTCTGGATCAGCTCGGTCTGGAAGCCGACCGCCGCTCTAATGTAAAAGCGAAATACGGCAAATATACAACGAACGTTGACAAGGTTTTTGCAGCAGGTGATATGCGCCGGGGACAGAGCTTGGTTGTATGGGCAATTAATGAGGGCCGTGAGGCTGCCCGTGAAGTGGATAAGTTTTTGATGGGCAGCACGGTGCTGGTTTAATCACTCTGTCATCTATGCTATAATTAAATATCATGTTGAGAAGGACTTCGCCTGGGCGGAGTCCTTTTTTAGAGTCCAGCGGGAGTCTGCAAGTGGTAGATTCAGCTGAAGAGTCGGCGGATAGGAGGGTCTTGCTATTGAAGACACTGGTCATTGCGGAGAAGCCGGATATGGGCAGAAATATCGCTGCGGTCATGGAGCCGCGAGCAAAGAATAACCGGACATATATCGAAGGAGAGCAGTATATCATTACCTGGGCGATCGGCCACTTGGTTGGACTGGCAGAGCCGGATGCCTATGATCCCAAATACAAACGCTGGAATATCAAGGATCTGCCGATTATTCCGGAGTCCTTCAAGATTGTTCCAAACCCCAAAACCAAGGATCAGCTTAAGGTCATCGGTGAACTGGCGAAGAAGTGCAACCAGATTATTAACGCCTGTGATGCAGGGCGGGAAGGGCAGTACATTTTTGCACTCATTCAGCAGCAGTTGAAGCTTAAGCAGCCGGTTAAACGCCTGTGGATCTCGGATCTGACACCAGAGAGTATTGCGAATGGCTTCAAAGGGCTAAAGGACGGGGCGGAATTTGATAATTTAACGAAGGCGGCACGGGCACGGAGCGAGGCAGATTGGCTGATCGGGATGAATGCATCCCGGGCGTTCACAACGAAGCATCAGACCCTGCTGTCTGTAGGCAGAGTACAGACTCCGGTGCTGGCGTTAATCTATGACCGGCAGAAGGAAATTGAAGCCTTTGAATCTCAAACCTTTTATGAAGTAAAGGCGGCTTTTTCTCAAGGCACGCTGCAGTACACCGGGGTCTGGCAAGGAGACCGTTTGACCTCCAAAGAGCTTGCGGAGGACATTGCCGCTCGCGTACAAGGCCGAATAGGCCGTATTGCTTCTTATGAGGTTAAGGACACGCGGGATTATCCCTTCAAGCTCTACGACCTGACACTGCTTCAACGGGAGGCAAATGCGAAGCTGGGCTTCTCAGCCAAAAAAACACTGGATATTGCTCAGGCATTGTACGAGCGGCACAAGGTTATCTCTTATCCTCGTACGAACTCCAACTATGTGACGGAGCAGAACATCGAGCCGATGCACAAGGCGTTAAATATGCTGAAAGCTACAGCTTATCAAGCCATGGCGGAGAATGCGGATCCATCCCGGGTGCATAAGAATAATAAATCTATATGCAATCCGCAGCGGGTCGAGGATCACCATGCCATTCTTCCGACCCTGAAGAAGCCAGGAACATTAAGCAAGGAAGAGCAGCAGCTGTATGACCTGATCATCATCCGCTTCTTATCACAATTTTACCCTCCGGCAGAATATAAACAGCATACGGTCATTACGCAAGTGGAGCGCGATGCTTTTAAGACCAGCATCAAGGAGCTTGTCTCCCTAGGGTGGAAGGTACTGATTCAGCAGGATGCAGAGCGAAAGCCAGCGCGTTCATCAAAGAAAGCTAAGGACGATGAGGAAGAAGAAACACAGGAATGGAGCGGCAAATCATTCGGTCTAGAAGAAGACAAGCCGGTGCAATGTGTGCAGAGCGAAGCGAAGGAGAAGGCGACACAGCCTCCAAAAAGCTTTACGGAAGGAACCCTATTGAAGGCCATGGAGAGCGCCGGCAAAAGCATGGAAAATGAAGAGCTGCGCGATATTATGAAGGATAGCGGCCTCGGCACGCCGGCAACACGAGCAGCTACGATCGAACGGCTGAAGAAGGTTGGCTACATTACGATGCAGGGGAAAAAGATTACCGTGACGCAAAAGGGCAGATCCGCTATTGAGCTGATCCGTCACGCCGGCGTTGAACTGCTGGCTTCCCCGGAAATGACCGGACA is part of the Paenibacillus algicola genome and harbors:
- a CDS encoding type IA DNA topoisomerase; the protein is MKTLVIAEKPDMGRNIAAVMEPRAKNNRTYIEGEQYIITWAIGHLVGLAEPDAYDPKYKRWNIKDLPIIPESFKIVPNPKTKDQLKVIGELAKKCNQIINACDAGREGQYIFALIQQQLKLKQPVKRLWISDLTPESIANGFKGLKDGAEFDNLTKAARARSEADWLIGMNASRAFTTKHQTLLSVGRVQTPVLALIYDRQKEIEAFESQTFYEVKAAFSQGTLQYTGVWQGDRLTSKELAEDIAARVQGRIGRIASYEVKDTRDYPFKLYDLTLLQREANAKLGFSAKKTLDIAQALYERHKVISYPRTNSNYVTEQNIEPMHKALNMLKATAYQAMAENADPSRVHKNNKSICNPQRVEDHHAILPTLKKPGTLSKEEQQLYDLIIIRFLSQFYPPAEYKQHTVITQVERDAFKTSIKELVSLGWKVLIQQDAERKPARSSKKAKDDEEEETQEWSGKSFGLEEDKPVQCVQSEAKEKATQPPKSFTEGTLLKAMESAGKSMENEELRDIMKDSGLGTPATRAATIERLKKVGYITMQGKKITVTQKGRSAIELIRHAGVELLASPEMTGQWERRLNQISKGEASSEQFMSNVQRFAVSIIQKVSTQQAAPPSMFGDENSPSSPRTGKRSEGPTGTRTKAASGTAGSSKAAKTGRTSSAASAVDTRVKTTLGSCPVEGCGGHIIEGRKGYGCSSFKSGCTFVIWKEFAGKTISQAMLKSLLSQGRTQLLSFKDERGHPFKARIVQQRPDSGQLRVEREQGS